A single Gimesia sp. DNA region contains:
- the fetB gene encoding iron export ABC transporter permease subunit FetB, protein MYDLTTLNLVLATSLVLVNGIISVWLKLDMEKRLLIATLRSIVQLLLIGLILDWIFELSWWSVIAALMFTMTLIAGITAVQRSQRRYPGIWLNSIVAVFASSWLVTGFALTVVIPPHSWSDSPAQYLIPLLGMILGNTLNGISLGLDRLSEELVLRRAEVELKLTLGATRNEAARQALQNAVRSGMTPIINSMMVVGLVSLPGMMTGQILAGASPLESVKYQIAIMFLIASGTALGTVISVVLGYRRLFNSRHQFLFERIHKAGE, encoded by the coding sequence ATGTACGACTTAACAACCCTCAATCTGGTCCTCGCCACGTCGCTGGTCCTGGTGAACGGCATCATCTCCGTCTGGCTCAAGCTCGATATGGAGAAGCGGTTACTGATAGCCACGCTCCGCTCAATCGTGCAACTGCTGCTGATCGGCTTGATCCTGGACTGGATCTTCGAGCTCTCCTGGTGGTCGGTCATCGCCGCATTAATGTTTACGATGACGCTCATCGCGGGGATCACCGCGGTACAACGTTCCCAGCGGCGCTACCCGGGCATCTGGCTCAACAGTATCGTCGCGGTCTTTGCCAGTTCCTGGCTGGTGACCGGCTTCGCATTGACGGTCGTCATTCCGCCACACAGCTGGTCCGACAGTCCCGCGCAATATCTGATCCCCTTACTGGGAATGATCCTCGGGAATACCCTCAATGGAATTTCACTGGGCCTGGATCGACTCAGTGAAGAACTCGTCCTCCGCCGGGCCGAGGTGGAACTCAAACTGACGCTGGGTGCCACCCGCAATGAAGCAGCTCGACAGGCTCTGCAGAATGCGGTCCGCTCGGGTATGACGCCGATTATCAATTCCATGATGGTTGTCGGCCTGGTCTCACTGCCCGGCATGATGACAGGTCAGATTCTCGCCGGTGCCAGTCCGCTGGAATCGGTGAAGTACCAGATCGCAATCATGTTCCTGATCGCATCCGGCACTGCGCTGGGGACAGTCATCTCCGTCGTCCTGGGATACCGGCGGTTATTCAACTCCCGCCATCAGTTCCTGTTTGAACGGATCCACAAAGCAGGGGAGTAA
- a CDS encoding UDP-2,3-diacylglucosamine diphosphatase, with translation MIVSEERESTTAGREIRTIFVSDVHLGCMHSRAEEFLAFLKAHKPESLYLVGDLIDGWKLRKKWRWPESYNAILDRVEELSASGTEVFYTPGNHDNFLRDFGKRFGFVTLSDEFVHITADGRRFLIIHGDQFDKFETGAQWLSVLGSFAYDILLTANTLFNRVFRRKGQAKFALSSAIKSRVKQLMRFISDFEQKLASHARKRLCEGIICGHIHAPNILDIDGINYCNTGDWVEHCTALIEYSDGVLEIVYFDQNVAPVKKPTVKTRTADQGVRPQVEVEMSGLLSRFWKRCHPLRLIRR, from the coding sequence ATGATCGTGTCCGAGGAACGGGAATCCACAACGGCTGGTCGCGAGATACGCACGATCTTTGTCAGTGATGTCCACCTGGGCTGCATGCATTCGCGGGCGGAAGAATTTCTCGCCTTTCTGAAAGCCCACAAGCCTGAGTCCCTGTATCTGGTGGGGGACCTGATTGACGGCTGGAAGCTTCGCAAAAAATGGCGCTGGCCGGAAAGCTATAACGCGATCCTCGATCGTGTCGAAGAGCTGAGCGCCTCGGGAACCGAAGTCTTTTATACTCCCGGAAACCATGATAATTTTCTCCGCGACTTCGGCAAGCGGTTCGGCTTTGTGACCCTCTCCGATGAGTTTGTGCATATCACGGCGGACGGGCGGCGTTTCCTGATTATCCACGGAGACCAGTTCGATAAATTCGAGACTGGTGCCCAGTGGCTCTCGGTGCTCGGATCGTTCGCGTATGACATTCTGCTGACCGCGAATACCCTGTTTAACCGGGTCTTTCGACGCAAGGGGCAGGCGAAGTTCGCGCTCTCTTCCGCCATCAAGTCGCGGGTTAAACAGCTGATGCGGTTCATCAGTGATTTTGAACAGAAGCTGGCCAGCCATGCCCGCAAGCGGTTATGCGAGGGCATTATCTGTGGTCACATTCATGCTCCCAATATTCTCGATATTGACGGGATTAACTACTGCAATACCGGGGACTGGGTCGAGCACTGCACTGCCCTGATTGAATACAGCGACGGTGTGTTGGAGATTGTGTACTTCGATCAGAATGTCGCCCCCGTGAAGAAACCAACTGTGAAAACCAGGACCGCGGACCAGGGGGTGAGACCCCAGGTCGAGGTCGAAATGTCAGGACTGCTGAGTCGGTTCTGGAAACGTTGTCATCCCCTCAGGTTGATCAGACGCTGA